A single Anopheles nili chromosome X unlocalized genomic scaffold, idAnoNiliSN_F5_01 X_unloc_3, whole genome shotgun sequence DNA region contains:
- the LOC128729676 gene encoding uncharacterized protein LOC128729676 has translation MHPARALLDSASQPDLMSTRLAHRLGLKQNPINITLIGAGQSSTSVKKSVQAKISSRTNPYELNADFLIVDKLIGNLPAHDVHMDKWQLPSNFMLADPQFSKSAPLDLILGARHYHTFFQSGAQYKISSSLPVLIESVFGWIVSGSASSSNSNPEICNASSVICMSTLEESLERFWKVEELHGRDGYSTEERYCEKLYRETTQRDDTGRYIVRLPKQPDFEEKLGLSKASALRRFTMLEKRLERNPDVKTAYHDFMREYLDLGHMTPINVPSDHESGYYLPHHPVFKASSSTTKTRVVFDGSSKTSTGYSINEILCVGPTVQDELLDIILQFRTYKVALVGDITKMYRQILLHPDDRKYARICFRFTPHSPIQYYELNTVTYGLSPSSFLATRTLLQLATDEGTAYPVAATALKRNFYVDDFIGGADSVEDARRLRVGLGELLRKGGFELRKWTSNRLDVLKGLTAD, from the coding sequence ATGCATCCAGCACGAGCGCTATTGGATAGTGCCTCTCAGCCTGACCTGATGAGCACCCGGCTCGCTCATCGACTAGgtctaaaacaaaacccgatcAACATCACACTTATCGGTGCGGGTCAGTCTTCCACATCGGTGAAGAAATCGGTGCAGGCGAAAATCTCCTCTCGAACGAACCCGTACGAACTGAATGCTGACTTTTTGATCGTGGACAAATTGATCGGTAATTTGCCAGCACATGACGTGCATATGGACAAATGGCAACTACCGTCTAATTTTATGCTTGCCGACCCCCAATTTAGTAAGTCGGCACCGCTCGATCTTATCCTCGGTGCCCGGCATTACCACACGTTTTTCCAAAGCGGGGCGCAATATAAAATCTCGTCGAGCCTTCCTGTCCTCATCGAAAGTGTATTTGGGTGGATAGTGAGCGGCTCCGCATCCTCCTCGAATAGCAATCCTGAAATATGTAACGCGTCTTCCGTCATTTGCATGAGCACGCTTGAAGAATCACTCGAGCGATTCTGGAAAGTGGAAGAGTTACATGGTAGAGATGGTTACTCAACTGAAGAACGGTACTGTGAAAAACTATACCGTGAAACAACGCAACGAGACGATACTGGTCGTTATATTGTCCGCTTACCAAAGCAGCCTGATTTTGAAGAGAAACTGGGATTGTCCAAAGCATCAGCTCTACGGCGTTTCACAATGCTTGAAAAACGACTAGAACGCAATCCTGATGTGAAAACAGCATATCATGACTTCATGCGCGAGTATTTGGACTTAGGTCACATGACGCCAATTAATGTTCCCAGCGATCACGAATCAGGATACTATCTGCCACACCACCCTGTATTCAAGGCGTCTAGCTCTACAACGAAAACTAGAGTAGTATTTGATGGTTCCTCAAAAACATCCACTGGATACTCAATCAACGAAATCTTATGTGTTGGCCCAACAGTTCAGGATGAATTGCTGGACATCATCCTTCAATTTCGCACATACAAGGTAGCCCTTGTAGGAGACATCACTAAAATGTATCGCCAAATACTGCTGCATCCAGATGACCGAAAATATGCCCGCATTTGCTTCCGGTTCACTCCGCATTCACCGATCCAATATTATGAACTGAACACTGTAACATATGGATTATCGCCATCGTCTTTCCTTGCAACTCGAACCTTACTGCAGCTTGCAACCGATGAAGGAACCGCATATCCTGTTGCAGCAACCGCGTTGAAACGAAATTTCTACGTGgacgatttcatcggtggTGCAGATTCCGTCGAGGATGCTCGTCGCCTACGAGTAGGACTAGGCGAATTACTTCGCAAGGGCGGATTTGAGCTACGAAAATGGACGTCAAATCGGTTAGATGTGCTCAAAGGATTAACCGCAGATTAG